A stretch of the Sphingobacterium thalpophilum genome encodes the following:
- a CDS encoding sodium:solute symporter family transporter, producing the protein MNTILDKLTVYDYCIVVTYLLVLLTIGFLSSRKKAEGSAHFLAGKSLSWYSIGFNMWATNVGPSMLLAFATVGYTTGIVAVNFDWYAFVYLFLLAMVFAPRYIATGVRTLPEFMGKRFGAKTQTILAWYSLVKMLISWLSLGLFAGGFLVRQIVGIPMWQSVTVLVALAGLFAYTGGLKTVAKINIFQMILLIAVSAFLTFLGLVKIGGISTLLQQTPANYWSLIRPASDPDYPWYAIALGYPVAAIAFFCTDQAMVQSVLGAKNLEQGQLGVNFIAWLKILSLPLFILTGIICSVLYPGLRDPSLAYMTMVTNLFPTGLNGLVIVVLIAVLVGTIGSSLNSLSTVFTMDIYLKQIRPDATDQQITRIGRYTVIVGCVISVFMALAIDQIKGLNLFDIFQSILGFIAPPLAVAFLMAVLWKRTNRACINTLLTLGAALSLGTGICYLWIFPKDTYPFWPHYLMLSFSLFALLLVIGIGIAWCMPKSAYELEHSESLKIKMEKPSSSVKAAWIALFLVMFLMYLVFK; encoded by the coding sequence ATGAATACGATTTTAGACAAATTAACCGTATATGATTATTGCATCGTTGTCACCTATCTGCTGGTGTTGCTGACAATCGGCTTTCTGTCATCCCGCAAAAAAGCTGAGGGCTCGGCGCATTTTTTGGCGGGGAAATCTTTAAGCTGGTACAGCATCGGATTCAACATGTGGGCAACCAACGTTGGCCCCTCGATGTTGCTTGCTTTCGCAACCGTCGGGTATACCACAGGCATTGTTGCTGTCAACTTTGACTGGTATGCATTCGTTTATTTGTTTTTATTGGCCATGGTGTTTGCACCACGCTATATTGCGACGGGTGTACGGACCTTGCCTGAATTTATGGGTAAACGGTTTGGAGCAAAGACGCAGACGATCTTAGCGTGGTATTCTTTGGTGAAAATGTTGATTTCCTGGCTTTCTCTCGGCTTGTTTGCCGGCGGATTTTTGGTTCGGCAGATCGTAGGTATCCCGATGTGGCAATCTGTCACCGTACTTGTTGCCCTGGCAGGCCTGTTTGCCTATACAGGCGGCTTGAAAACGGTAGCGAAGATCAATATCTTTCAAATGATTTTGCTGATTGCCGTGTCGGCTTTTTTGACTTTCTTGGGACTTGTTAAAATCGGTGGCATAAGTACACTCCTGCAACAGACTCCCGCGAATTATTGGTCGTTGATCAGGCCTGCCAGCGACCCTGATTATCCTTGGTATGCCATCGCTTTAGGATATCCTGTTGCGGCAATCGCGTTCTTCTGTACAGATCAGGCTATGGTACAGTCGGTTTTGGGAGCGAAAAACCTTGAACAAGGACAATTGGGTGTTAATTTTATCGCCTGGCTGAAGATTCTATCCCTACCATTGTTTATTCTAACTGGGATTATTTGTTCCGTTTTATATCCTGGACTCCGTGATCCCTCGTTAGCTTATATGACGATGGTGACGAACCTGTTCCCTACCGGACTGAATGGATTGGTCATTGTGGTCCTGATTGCTGTACTGGTCGGAACGATCGGTTCGTCGCTCAATTCGCTAAGCACAGTTTTTACGATGGACATCTACTTGAAGCAGATACGACCGGACGCAACGGATCAGCAGATTACGCGCATTGGCCGATATACGGTTATCGTAGGTTGTGTAATATCGGTGTTTATGGCTCTTGCCATTGACCAGATCAAAGGGCTCAATCTATTTGATATTTTTCAGTCTATACTGGGCTTTATAGCGCCCCCTCTTGCGGTAGCTTTTTTAATGGCTGTATTATGGAAACGGACTAACCGGGCCTGTATAAATACGCTGTTGACTTTGGGTGCGGCGCTAAGTCTGGGGACAGGTATATGTTATCTCTGGATTTTTCCCAAAGATACATATCCGTTTTGGCCACATTACCTAATGCTTTCATTTAGTTTATTCGCTCTCCTGCTCGTTATCGGTATTGGGATAGCATGGTGTATGCCGAAATCAGCTTACGAACTGGAGCATAGCGAAAGCTTAAAGATCAAAATGGAAAAGCCAAGCTCCTCGGTGAAGGCTGCGTGGATAGCATTGTTTCTGGTTATGTTCTTAATGTATCTCGTTTTTAAATAG
- a CDS encoding IclR family transcriptional regulator, whose amino-acid sequence MPSNSSDKYKAPALEKGLEIIEFLALQPSAQSQAEIAIGLHRSPNEIYRMLASLESKGYIHRDPISSKYSLSLKLYYLSHRHSFVEKLRATSLLPMQDASNEIKDPCHLCVIYDNQVMVIAYARGSSPIRIVIEEGNLYNTSQTASGKLLLSFSDEEKKRAILDADSYYRSLKKADRQQFDTDLDEIKRKGFYEMPSAYAEGIIDISVPIGTRETGIIACLTASKLIRRQIGQNMSTEDIVASLEKCRSRIEANLGLS is encoded by the coding sequence ATGCCATCAAATAGCTCCGATAAATATAAAGCACCAGCGCTCGAAAAGGGATTAGAGATCATTGAATTTCTGGCCCTACAGCCGTCTGCTCAATCCCAGGCCGAGATCGCCATAGGTCTTCACCGAAGTCCCAATGAGATCTATCGCATGCTTGCATCTTTAGAATCCAAAGGCTATATCCACCGCGATCCAATTTCGTCAAAGTACTCGCTTTCACTGAAGCTCTATTATCTTTCGCACCGGCATTCTTTCGTGGAAAAGCTCCGGGCAACCTCTTTGCTGCCGATGCAAGATGCTTCCAACGAAATTAAAGATCCTTGCCACCTCTGTGTGATCTACGACAATCAGGTCATGGTCATTGCCTACGCCAGAGGCTCATCTCCTATCCGGATCGTTATTGAAGAAGGCAACCTATACAATACATCACAAACGGCATCTGGAAAGCTGCTCCTGAGTTTTTCCGATGAAGAGAAAAAAAGAGCTATTCTAGACGCTGACTCGTATTATCGTAGTCTGAAAAAAGCAGATCGTCAACAATTCGACACCGACCTGGACGAGATCAAACGTAAGGGCTTTTACGAGATGCCCAGTGCTTATGCCGAAGGCATCATTGATATTTCTGTTCCTATCGGAACCCGTGAAACAGGCATTATCGCCTGCCTCACCGCTTCCAAGCTTATCCGCCGTCAAATCGGACAAAATATGTCAACGGAAGATATTGTCGCCAGTTTGGAAAAATGCCGATCGCGCATTGAAGCGAATCTTGGCCTGAGCTAA
- a CDS encoding ABC transporter substrate-binding protein: MTAKIQLRGITWGHTRGLVPMVATAQRYEELHPEVEIVWKKRTLQEFADKSVTDLAKEYDLLVIDHPWTGHAAAKGMLAPFDDYLPAEFLTDQRVNSVGKSYESYNFLGKQWALATDAATPVAASRMDLLQALGLAVPRTFDDVLALAKKGRVGFSLLPIDVLMSFYMFCCSLGEEPCQDQNKVISDDIGVQVLKLFKSLADVLDPAFYEKNPFKVFEAMTQGDEIAYCPFAYGYSNYARAGYARKILHFHDLVSLNGVPMISTLGGAGLAVSSQSRHIAVAMDYARFVASPEIQETLYAENGGQPGHLRAWKSERVNACTANYFACTLPALERAYLRPRYDGHLYFQDHAGDMVVEYLRQGGNEMTVLEKMNAMYRRSLVVDSEENG, translated from the coding sequence ATGACAGCGAAAATCCAATTGAGAGGGATTACTTGGGGGCACACCAGAGGCTTGGTGCCTATGGTTGCGACCGCACAACGTTATGAGGAATTACACCCCGAAGTCGAAATTGTCTGGAAGAAACGTACATTGCAGGAGTTCGCTGATAAGTCAGTGACGGACCTGGCAAAAGAATATGATTTATTGGTGATCGACCACCCTTGGACAGGACATGCTGCGGCAAAAGGTATGCTTGCGCCATTCGACGATTACTTGCCAGCAGAATTTCTAACTGACCAACGCGTGAATAGCGTAGGGAAATCATACGAAAGCTATAATTTTTTGGGTAAGCAGTGGGCATTGGCCACGGATGCAGCGACGCCAGTGGCGGCAAGTCGCATGGATCTTTTGCAGGCATTGGGGCTGGCAGTCCCCCGGACATTTGACGATGTGTTAGCCTTGGCTAAAAAAGGAAGAGTTGGCTTCTCCTTGTTGCCGATAGATGTTTTGATGAGCTTCTACATGTTCTGCTGTTCTTTGGGAGAAGAGCCTTGTCAGGATCAAAATAAGGTGATCAGTGATGACATCGGCGTACAGGTGTTGAAATTATTCAAGTCCCTTGCAGACGTACTTGATCCGGCGTTTTACGAAAAGAATCCCTTCAAGGTGTTTGAGGCAATGACACAGGGTGATGAGATTGCTTATTGTCCTTTTGCCTATGGTTATTCCAACTACGCCCGAGCAGGTTATGCCCGAAAGATATTGCATTTTCATGATCTGGTATCCCTGAATGGTGTACCAATGATCAGCACCCTAGGCGGCGCTGGTCTGGCGGTGTCATCACAAAGCCGACATATTGCTGTTGCCATGGACTATGCACGATTTGTAGCGTCACCTGAGATTCAGGAAACGCTGTATGCGGAAAATGGTGGTCAGCCGGGTCATCTGCGTGCCTGGAAAAGTGAACGGGTGAATGCTTGCACGGCAAATTATTTTGCCTGCACACTGCCTGCTTTGGAGCGTGCCTACCTACGTCCCCGTTATGACGGTCACTTGTATTTTCAGGATCATGCCGGAGATATGGTCGTGGAATACTTACGGCAGGGTGGAAATGAGATGACTGTATTGGAGAAGATGAATGCAATGTACCGGAGATCATTAGTAGTAGATAGTGAAGAGAATGGATAA
- a CDS encoding CaiB/BaiF CoA transferase family protein: MDNKPLEGLLVLEFSQFMAGPTAGLRLADLGARVIKIERPGTGEGGRQIAIKNIFVDESSLVFHTINRNKESYAANLKDENNLEDIKKLIRQADVLTHNFRPGVMEKVGLDYENVRKINPKIIYATVTGYGNEGPWATKPGQDLLVQSLSGLSWLSGCEQDGPVPFGLAVVDMYCATHLTQGILAALLKRARTQKGGLVEVSLLESALDMQFEVLTTHANDGRKLPQRSTARGAGHAYLSAPYGLYKTRDGYMALAMGNVADIAETIGLSGQSYQDASAWFSRRDKILEEFASMLCEKTTAEWLALLEPKGIWCGPVNDYHRFFQEDGFIGTGMLQQVVLQDGTSLTTTRSVYQIDGEHLYADRPAPKVGQHNTSIVHDYLEN, from the coding sequence ATGGATAACAAACCTTTGGAAGGCCTATTGGTCCTTGAATTTTCTCAATTTATGGCAGGTCCAACCGCGGGCTTGCGGTTAGCTGATCTCGGTGCCCGGGTTATCAAAATTGAACGTCCAGGGACAGGTGAGGGCGGCCGGCAGATTGCGATAAAAAATATTTTTGTAGACGAGAGTAGCCTGGTGTTTCACACCATCAATCGAAATAAAGAGTCGTATGCAGCCAACTTGAAGGATGAGAACAATCTGGAAGATATTAAGAAATTGATTCGCCAGGCGGATGTACTGACGCATAACTTCCGGCCCGGTGTCATGGAAAAAGTCGGACTGGATTATGAAAATGTCCGGAAAATTAATCCGAAGATCATCTATGCGACAGTAACAGGTTATGGAAATGAAGGTCCATGGGCGACAAAGCCAGGACAGGATTTGCTTGTACAGTCCTTGTCGGGGCTTTCGTGGTTATCGGGTTGTGAGCAGGATGGGCCAGTTCCTTTTGGACTGGCCGTAGTCGACATGTATTGTGCCACGCATCTGACTCAGGGCATACTGGCGGCACTGTTGAAGCGGGCCCGTACCCAGAAGGGTGGACTTGTAGAAGTGAGCTTGCTCGAGTCGGCATTGGATATGCAGTTTGAAGTGCTGACAACACATGCCAATGATGGCCGGAAGTTGCCGCAGCGGTCTACTGCGCGGGGAGCCGGACATGCTTATCTAAGTGCGCCCTATGGATTGTATAAAACCCGCGATGGCTATATGGCTCTGGCCATGGGAAATGTGGCGGATATAGCAGAGACGATCGGTTTGTCGGGCCAGTCTTATCAGGACGCTTCAGCCTGGTTTTCGCGGCGAGACAAAATTCTGGAAGAATTTGCAAGTATGCTGTGTGAAAAGACAACCGCCGAATGGCTTGCCCTTCTGGAGCCTAAAGGTATCTGGTGCGGACCAGTTAATGATTATCATCGCTTCTTTCAGGAAGATGGATTCATTGGGACAGGTATGTTGCAGCAAGTTGTTCTGCAGGATGGTACTTCACTGACTACTACGCGGAGTGTATACCAAATTGACGGTGAACACCTCTATGCCGATAGACCTGCGCCTAAAGTAGGGCAACACAATACGTCAATTGTTCATGATTATTTAGAAAATTAA
- a CDS encoding CaiB/BaiF CoA transferase family protein, with product MLPLAGYTVVDFSQFLSGPLASLRLADLGARVIKIEKPGTGDICRQLYTSNTVLNGSSTVFHAINRNKESIVLDLKDEADAQVVWDLLAGADVVLHNFRPGVMERLGFDYASVREINPTVIYGEISGYGKEGPWVERPGQDLLLQSLTGMTWLSGDAAQGPVAMGLSIVDMFAGSNLCSAILACLYRRALQQVGAHVHVSMLDSAVDIQFEAVTTYFRDGHLLPQRSTISNAHAYLAAPYGVYRTQDGFLALAMGSIPVLGKLLGCAALETFADGEQAFRERDSIKTILGAHLLTEPTAHWLEILEAADIWCADVLDWRSLTAHDAFKVLDMLQEVSMGDGFGYETTRCPIRIDGERLVSAKGSPKLGEHNKKIMEELYG from the coding sequence ATGTTACCATTAGCAGGGTATACCGTCGTTGACTTTAGCCAATTTTTATCCGGCCCTTTGGCCAGCCTACGTTTGGCAGATTTAGGCGCGCGGGTGATTAAAATAGAAAAGCCGGGAACGGGTGATATTTGCAGGCAACTTTATACTTCCAACACGGTATTGAACGGTAGCTCGACGGTGTTTCACGCGATTAACCGTAACAAAGAAAGTATCGTATTGGATCTGAAAGATGAAGCCGATGCTCAAGTGGTCTGGGATTTACTGGCCGGGGCTGATGTGGTGCTACACAATTTTCGTCCCGGAGTTATGGAACGGTTGGGATTTGATTATGCAAGCGTGCGGGAGATCAATCCAACGGTAATCTACGGGGAAATTTCGGGCTATGGAAAGGAAGGACCTTGGGTAGAACGTCCTGGACAGGATTTATTATTGCAGTCGCTTACGGGGATGACCTGGTTGAGTGGTGACGCAGCGCAGGGTCCGGTAGCGATGGGGCTCTCCATCGTGGACATGTTTGCGGGATCAAATTTATGCAGCGCCATATTGGCCTGCCTATATCGTCGTGCATTACAGCAGGTGGGGGCACATGTACATGTGAGTATGCTGGATTCCGCTGTAGACATACAATTTGAAGCGGTGACGACCTATTTTCGGGACGGCCATTTGTTGCCACAGCGTAGTACAATAAGCAATGCACACGCTTATCTGGCAGCACCCTATGGGGTATACCGCACACAGGATGGTTTTCTTGCTTTGGCGATGGGCTCTATTCCCGTCCTGGGAAAATTGTTGGGTTGTGCAGCATTGGAAACCTTTGCAGATGGTGAACAGGCCTTTCGGGAACGAGATAGCATCAAAACCATTTTGGGCGCACATTTGTTAACCGAACCCACTGCGCATTGGTTGGAAATACTGGAAGCAGCAGATATCTGGTGCGCTGATGTGCTGGACTGGAGAAGCCTGACCGCGCACGATGCTTTTAAAGTCCTGGATATGTTGCAGGAGGTTTCGATGGGCGATGGATTTGGTTATGAAACAACCCGCTGTCCGATTCGTATCGATGGCGAGCGGTTGGTGTCAGCGAAAGGCTCACCTAAGTTAGGCGAGCATAACAAAAAGATAATGGAGGAATTGTATGGCTAA
- a CDS encoding extracellular solute-binding protein: MAKLRFAVRKFEPFERAMEKCWAAYQALYPSDLEMEFVPLDLEQLTEAFFEKKGLYSGEWDIIHINTDWITRAYETRGVAAMDSMLLQNPPEDEEHVWCESLRALQRFDGRVFGLPFHDGPECLVIRKDLFDDPEEQNRFKECYGRPLSVPTTWDDFLDVAAFFTRPADNLYGTVFAGYPDGHNAVFDFCIQLWSRGGDLQQGETSVRLDQPLAVEALDFYRHLFKADLGLHPQSASYDSVQAGAAFARGEVAMMVNWFGFASWAQIDHTSAVQGQVDVAPIPSGEGGVSSSLNVYWLYAIPEGSQHKQLAYDFIRFAVSRQQDKTLTLAGGVGCRYSTWCDAEINRMIPFYNKLAELHETARTLPRLANWPQIAHIIDETVTEAIRTNENSLSLLEKAQKKINVWL; encoded by the coding sequence ATGGCTAAATTACGTTTTGCCGTCCGGAAGTTCGAACCTTTTGAACGTGCCATGGAGAAATGCTGGGCGGCTTATCAGGCTTTGTATCCGTCGGATCTGGAGATGGAGTTCGTTCCCCTTGATTTGGAGCAGCTGACGGAAGCATTCTTCGAAAAAAAAGGACTTTATAGCGGTGAGTGGGATATCATCCATATCAATACCGATTGGATTACACGTGCCTACGAAACTAGGGGGGTAGCTGCGATGGACAGTATGCTGCTGCAGAATCCTCCAGAAGATGAAGAGCATGTTTGGTGTGAAAGCTTGCGGGCTCTGCAACGTTTTGATGGGCGGGTATTCGGTTTACCCTTTCATGATGGTCCGGAATGTCTGGTGATTCGAAAAGACCTATTTGACGACCCAGAAGAGCAGAACCGTTTTAAGGAATGTTACGGGAGGCCTTTGTCCGTGCCAACAACATGGGACGATTTTTTGGATGTGGCGGCATTTTTTACAAGGCCGGCTGACAATTTATACGGGACAGTGTTCGCAGGTTATCCTGATGGGCATAATGCCGTGTTTGACTTCTGCATACAACTGTGGTCCCGTGGGGGCGACTTGCAACAGGGCGAGACTTCCGTTAGGCTAGATCAGCCATTGGCAGTGGAAGCCCTGGATTTTTATCGCCATTTATTTAAGGCGGATCTGGGTTTGCATCCACAATCGGCGAGCTATGACTCGGTGCAGGCGGGAGCGGCATTTGCCCGTGGGGAGGTGGCGATGATGGTCAATTGGTTTGGATTTGCCTCTTGGGCACAGATTGACCATACTTCGGCAGTCCAAGGTCAGGTAGATGTGGCGCCTATTCCTTCGGGTGAAGGTGGTGTGTCCTCATCTCTAAACGTATACTGGCTATACGCGATTCCCGAAGGAAGCCAACATAAACAATTGGCGTATGATTTTATTCGTTTTGCTGTAAGCCGCCAGCAGGATAAAACGCTCACCCTCGCAGGTGGGGTAGGTTGTCGTTATTCTACCTGGTGTGATGCCGAAATCAACCGCATGATCCCCTTTTATAATAAGCTCGCGGAGCTGCATGAGACGGCGCGGACCTTACCGCGCCTGGCCAACTGGCCACAGATTGCGCATATCATCGATGAGACTGTCACGGAGGCGATTAGAACCAATGAAAATAGCCTCTCGTTGCTAGAGAAGGCACAGAAAAAAATAAATGTATGGTTATGA
- a CDS encoding Gfo/Idh/MocA family protein: MIDIKYKTILPQTPLPIIIIGAGGIVKDAHLPAYRKAGFQVHGIVNRTKEKAVALAAEFDIPNVYDTLEDAVAQAPRDAVYDVTIMPNTFIETLEALPNGAAVLIQKPMGDYYVDSQAILQVCQRKGLVAAINCQLRQAPFVNAARWLIEQGHIGELYDLEVRVSVHTPWQLFPHVMVHPRLEILYHSVHYIDLIRSFLGNPRSVYAKTLKHPAKDLSSSRTTLLFDYGDTMHAVVNTNHDHEFGQRHEESYIKWEGTKGAIKATMGLLMDYPYGLPDVFEYCIKPQDGSKPEWVTYPIEGTWFPDAFIGSMGSLMRFKLGEIDVLPAAVEDVIHTMAVVEAAYRSSERGGEPIGKE, encoded by the coding sequence ATGATAGACATTAAGTATAAAACGATTTTACCCCAAACTCCTCTTCCTATCATTATTATTGGCGCTGGAGGAATCGTAAAAGATGCACATTTACCTGCCTATCGTAAGGCTGGTTTTCAGGTACATGGTATTGTTAACCGGACGAAAGAAAAAGCTGTCGCATTAGCTGCAGAATTTGATATTCCAAATGTGTATGACACCTTGGAGGACGCTGTGGCGCAGGCACCCAGAGATGCGGTATATGACGTGACTATCATGCCCAATACATTTATCGAGACGTTGGAAGCACTGCCCAACGGTGCCGCCGTATTGATTCAGAAGCCTATGGGGGACTATTATGTGGACAGTCAGGCTATCCTGCAGGTCTGTCAGCGAAAAGGGCTGGTCGCAGCGATCAATTGCCAGCTCCGCCAGGCACCCTTTGTGAATGCAGCCCGCTGGCTCATTGAACAGGGCCATATCGGGGAGTTATATGATCTGGAAGTGCGGGTGTCGGTGCATACACCTTGGCAATTGTTTCCGCATGTGATGGTGCATCCTCGCCTGGAAATTCTGTATCATAGTGTGCATTATATTGATTTGATCCGTTCATTTCTGGGCAATCCACGATCGGTGTATGCGAAAACATTGAAGCATCCTGCCAAGGATTTATCATCGAGCCGGACAACCCTGCTGTTTGATTATGGAGATACCATGCATGCAGTGGTTAATACAAACCATGACCACGAATTTGGCCAACGGCATGAAGAGAGCTATATCAAGTGGGAAGGCACTAAAGGTGCTATCAAAGCAACAATGGGCCTGTTGATGGACTATCCATATGGCCTGCCGGACGTGTTTGAATATTGTATCAAGCCGCAAGATGGAAGCAAGCCAGAGTGGGTCACTTATCCGATTGAAGGTACATGGTTCCCCGATGCTTTTATCGGCAGTATGGGGAGTCTGATGCGCTTCAAATTAGGAGAGATAGATGTGTTACCGGCAGCTGTGGAGGATGTCATCCATACGATGGCGGTAGTAGAAGCAGCTTATCGCAGCAGCGAAAGAGGCGGAGAACCAATAGGGAAGGAATAA
- a CDS encoding MaoC/PaaZ C-terminal domain-containing protein, with translation MHFESIFFEDYKLNDKRTTLGRTITETDFVVHAGHTGDFFPHHLDAEWCKTQPFGQRIAHGTMIFAIGIGLTASVINPEAFSKGYDRLRFVKPVFIGDTIHAEITISEKSAAKNPEFGTVVEHVEIINQRDEVVLVADHILLAKRKESSI, from the coding sequence ATGCATTTTGAATCTATTTTTTTTGAAGACTATAAACTAAACGATAAACGGACGACATTAGGACGGACGATTACCGAAACCGACTTTGTTGTCCATGCCGGGCATACGGGTGACTTTTTCCCACATCATCTGGACGCGGAATGGTGCAAAACACAGCCTTTCGGCCAGCGAATTGCTCATGGTACCATGATATTTGCGATCGGTATTGGGCTGACCGCTTCGGTCATCAATCCTGAAGCGTTTTCGAAAGGATACGATCGCCTACGGTTTGTCAAACCCGTTTTTATTGGTGATACTATACATGCTGAAATAACTATTTCCGAGAAGTCGGCTGCTAAAAATCCGGAATTCGGAACAGTAGTGGAGCATGTGGAAATTATTAACCAGCGTGACGAGGTCGTGCTGGTCGCTGACCATATTTTGCTGGCGAAACGGAAGGAATCCTCCATTTAA
- the fucP gene encoding L-fucose:H+ symporter permease, which translates to MEIGTNTTIKLSNTESSKAYLFPFILIVSLFFLWGMAHNLNGILIPHLKKACQLTNSQSALVDTSVFFAYFIMALPAGYALRRWGYKRSIMLGLIIFSFGAFLFIPAADLRMYELFLSALFIIGCGLALLETAANPYAAVLGRPEAATHRLNLAASFNGLAAMVAPVIGTVFILSGTSYSEAELAAMTDTSRMEYFLQEASSVKMPYLILGLALLAVAVIFAFVKLPELQGEKKFEKNGQKSGLFAVLRHRHLSFSVVAQFFYVGAQVCVTSFFIRMAQQGAGVDEKTAGYFLGVYGLLFMGGRFVGTFLLRYTTAQRLLAIYALCCAVLAGLAISGTGMVILYALGGLGFFMSIMFPTIFSLGIVGLGDETKQASSWLIMSIVGGAVFPFLTGSIIDAAHDNTQIGYSIPLLCYLVILWFALKGYKPAST; encoded by the coding sequence ATGGAAATTGGCACAAATACAACAATTAAATTAAGCAATACGGAATCTTCGAAAGCATATCTGTTTCCGTTTATCCTGATTGTCAGCTTGTTTTTTTTATGGGGCATGGCACATAACTTAAACGGCATACTAATTCCTCACCTGAAAAAGGCCTGTCAATTGACGAATAGCCAGTCAGCGCTTGTGGACACCTCGGTGTTCTTTGCCTATTTCATTATGGCACTACCAGCAGGCTATGCGTTGCGTAGGTGGGGGTACAAGCGATCTATTATGCTGGGGTTGATTATTTTCTCTTTTGGAGCCTTTTTATTTATACCCGCAGCAGACCTTCGTATGTACGAGCTTTTTTTATCGGCCTTATTTATCATAGGCTGTGGGCTAGCGCTGTTGGAAACAGCCGCGAATCCTTACGCTGCAGTATTAGGCCGGCCTGAGGCCGCGACGCATCGGCTCAATTTGGCGGCCTCATTTAACGGCTTGGCGGCCATGGTCGCACCTGTTATCGGAACGGTATTCATTTTGTCGGGGACGAGTTATTCTGAAGCCGAACTTGCGGCGATGACAGATACCAGTCGCATGGAATACTTTTTACAGGAGGCTTCGTCCGTAAAAATGCCCTATCTAATCCTAGGTTTGGCTCTTTTGGCTGTAGCTGTGATTTTTGCTTTTGTAAAATTGCCGGAGCTACAAGGAGAAAAGAAATTTGAGAAAAACGGACAAAAGTCAGGATTGTTTGCCGTCCTTCGACACCGGCATTTAAGCTTTTCGGTGGTTGCACAGTTTTTCTATGTTGGCGCACAAGTTTGTGTAACCAGTTTTTTTATTCGGATGGCGCAGCAGGGCGCAGGTGTCGACGAAAAGACGGCTGGTTATTTTCTAGGGGTATATGGTCTGCTTTTTATGGGAGGACGCTTTGTGGGAACTTTTTTACTACGTTATACGACAGCCCAGCGCTTATTAGCGATATACGCCCTGTGCTGTGCTGTTTTGGCCGGGCTGGCCATTTCGGGTACGGGAATGGTGATATTATATGCACTTGGAGGCTTGGGGTTTTTTATGTCAATTATGTTCCCCACTATTTTTTCCTTGGGCATTGTTGGTCTCGGAGACGAAACCAAACAAGCTTCTTCCTGGTTGATCATGTCGATCGTTGGCGGAGCGGTTTTTCCTTTCCTGACCGGAAGTATAATTGACGCGGCACATGATAATACACAAATCGGCTACAGCATTCCTTTGCTGTGTTACCTGGTTATCCTGTGGTTTGCGTTAAAAGGGTATAAACCGGCGAGCACATAA